In the Trichoderma atroviride chromosome 4, complete sequence genome, AAGGCACCTTGAGTGGAAGCAAAACAGAACCTTGAGCGACTCTACATCTGTAAAGTGTCAtgtttcatcatcatcatcatcgtcgccgtcgtcgtcatcccaCACTGCTTTTATTGTAGACAGTCTACATAGCCTTTGAGCATTcctgactacatgtacctagcTGCGCAGGTTTTCTGATAAACCCCTGGTTGTTGCAATTTGCGACTCAGCCCTCCATGTAAATGTGCGAAATATTTCCACGATTTCATGGTGTATGCTCCAGAATACAGGTCGCGAGGGTGAAGTCTTTCTACTCAGGCAAGTCAGGTAAGGACTCCCTTGTTCTGCAGGCGTCGATCCCATCTGTGGTTACTATATCCCCATTTTTAGTCACTTGCCGGGATCTTCGCCGACGACATCGCTTGTTCAGGCTGCTCTTGCGATAGTCGTGTCCGTTCTCGACGATGGTTTCACATATTTCGCCGCCCTGGTGATTTCTCCGCTCCCTCGGCACTGACGCTTTTGCACTGGCTCTTCCAAAATTGCTCGTGTAACATCTGCAACATCTGCAGCACTAGCACCTCCATTGCCATATCTCAACCAATTATATTGCATTTTTTCATGGCATTGAACCGAGACATTGTCGAACAGCTGATAGAATCGTCTAATGCCTTGCTCTATCATCCTTCATAAGTAGGAGCGCCAGTTACATGTGCTTCCATGTGGATTATCGCTTGGTCGCGTTTGCTCGGAGTCTTGCTTCTCTGGAACCGCTGCGTACAATTACCAAGACTACCTACTGCATGTAGACTCGCTCACACAAAGACATGGATTTTTGGTTGGATACTTTTGGACAGCAGCCAGACTCAACATTCACACGCGAATATGTCTCTGCTTTGCAATGCCCAACGGTGTTGCGCAATCCACCATCGTGAGGACACTGATAACTGGTCTTCAGCGACTGACAGCCGGCTTTCCCTGTCTTTCTTGTACAGGCAAATCTCATTGTCGGCGGCTTGGTGCTCACGTTCCTCGGCCAGCATCAAACCATGGACATGGTTAGGCATGGACAGATTATGCATCTCCTCTCGAAAGcctgccatggcggcgaaTCTTTCACAAAATAGCTGCTTTTCGGTAATCGTGACCGCCAAACCGTCATTCCCGTACTTGATAACTATGAGTGTGGCCCCgagcttgctcttcatctGGCCACCCCTGGGACCGGTCCATCTCGCGGTGGCCTTGACAGACGCGAAACGGAGCCTGCTCGGAGTGTCTGGGCAAGTATTACGTTCCATCCCTCATCGCTTGCAACGCTGAAGTCAATCACCGCCAAGTCTCTCCCGACCGGTTCCTGCTACGCATCTACTGATGACGCGCGCTCCTACGTCGATGTGCCGGCGGCTTATCCAGGCATCGTGCAGAACATGACGTACACGACGTATACGCTGCAAGAGGTTGTCGCATTGTCGCTGGGCGAGATAGCATCAAGGCTGCAAAGCGCGAATGTGCTCATTACTGGTTCTATGGGACTAGCTGTGGATTCGCCCTCAAGAAATCTCATTATACAGCCGCCTCAACAAACGTCAGTTGTCAAAGGCACTTGAACGGTGACTCAATGGCTCCCAATGCTGCCTGACAAATGACTGCAGAGCATGCTACCCAAGAAAATACCACCAAGTATAGACAGGAAATATCCAACATTCATCGTCATGGCTGCGAGCATACTAAGACAAGGTCGGTAGCCTGGTTTGAGACGCCAACCTTACAGAGACATTTCAAAGTCAACTCACAGCAGATAGATTACTCCCGCAATCACTGTGTCAAGCGCGCCGGATGTGACAGCCTCGTTAGTTCTCTAGGGTCGGGGCGTCGATTTGGTTTCGGTCACGTCCGGCGGCAGCAGACTACTACCATGCCTTTGCTTGGCAGCGGCCATGACCCTGTACAAGTTGAACCGCAATGCCAGCACGAGTGGAGGAATTATGAAGAGCCCAGACCAGCAACGTTTTGAAGGGGCCAACTAATGAGGACCAA is a window encoding:
- a CDS encoding uncharacterized protein (EggNog:ENOG41~TransMembrane:1 (o6-24i)), whose protein sequence is MPNGVAQSTIANLIVGGLVLTFLGQHQTMDMLLFGNRDRQTVIPVLDNYECGPELALHLATPGTGPSRGGLDRRETEPARSVWASITFHPSSLATLKSITAKSLPTGSCYASTDDARSYVDVPAAYPGIVQNMTYTTYTLQEVVALSLGEIASRLQSANVLITGSMGLAVDSPSRNLIIQPPQQTSVVKGT